In the Hevea brasiliensis isolate MT/VB/25A 57/8 chromosome 8, ASM3005281v1, whole genome shotgun sequence genome, GTTGCAGCAGATGGAGCACGTCCAACATAGTTGATGTCCTCAAAAGATCCTCTTCCCAGTGCTTTCATGGCAGTGCAAAGACGGGGTGCAATGTAATTGTATGCACCCATGTTCATTGGCTCTTCCTGGCACCAAACAATCTCGGCATCTaaaagaaacaaggaaaaaaaaatgtcAAAGGCATATTTTCTTTGCAAAGTCCATAGAGAGATGCCGTAAATGGCAAAAAAAAGAAATCAAGCATAATTATTACTCCACATAACCCGCTCAAACAGCCATGATAAACAAACTTACACTATGAGTGTATTTGGCAATGCTATTAagaacatttttttttaaatatgctaGTTAGAGGatattaaaaattgatttaaaattaaatttaacatgttttaattataagaattataaaataacaaaatattttttactaaattATTTTCTTCAAAAACATCTAAAATGGTATTTTCTTTGGAAAGCGCATTTTTGAGCTACCACGTCAATGCTAAAAGGGACCTATGTTTGGTTTGGAGGATGggaaggaaggaaagaaaagaaagagggaAAAAACATCGCGAAGAAAGATATATTTCCATTTTTTTGGTTGGAGCAAGGTTAGAAAGGAAGGATACGTCTTCTTCTATTTCTTCAAGGGGCTCACAAAAATCAATCCGTCCAAATTGGAAAGATTGGAGGGGAGAAGCTACTGATTACTCAAATTACCTTTTTATCCCCATGATTTACAAATATGTAGTTTTTCTTGAATGGCTAATTTGTCGATGCAAAAAAAGGGGAGATTCCATCCTGTCCTCATTTGATACCAATCAACACAGGAAATACCATCATCTTTCCTTCGTCACTTCATTCTAttatatactcaactcaacttaactaagcctttatctcaaaaatttggggtcgcctatatggattcgctttctccactctaaacgatattAGGACTTCATTCTATTCTATCCCTTCCTAAAATTCCTTCTAACCCAACACAGCGTTAAGTTCAAATAAACAGGTCATCAGGTTTAATAGACTGGAAATTTAAATAGCAGAATACTAACAAACTATTTCATTTTATTGTTGATAAAAGTTAGAAAATGTTTTATGCATCATAAAATTTTATCAGACTATATTTTTAGAAAACATACTTGGATATCGCTTGAGCTCACGCTGGATGAGATCATATGGAAATGGACACAGCTGCTCCACCCTACAAATTGCAATGTCCTGAGCACCATTCTTTTTGCGCTCTTCATCAAGTTCATAATAAACCTACAAGCAAGAGTTTCAAACGTTAAACGTTAATATCTTCTAAATCTTCAGTTTGAAACCAAAATTCAATAGGAGTATAAGAAAAAAGCAGGCAATAGCTGAAAGCATAACACACCTTTCCAGAGCAAAGAACCAGGCGTCTGATACCCTTTTCAAGATCAGAGTGGTCATTCTGATCCTTTATGAGACGCTTAAATCTGGTTCCCTGTTTGTCAAAGCCAGGGTGGCCTTGGACATCATCAAACTCAGACAGATTTGATTTGCAGTCCTTGTGGCGAAGTAGGTTTTTGGGAGCCATCACAACAAGGGGCTTACGGAATCCCCTGTGTAGCTGGAACATAAAAATATAGAACATAAGAAAATGAAGATGTTCATCCTTTTAAGAGGCTGTTtcatcaaaaaattaattaattggacCCACCTGACGCCGCAAGACATGGAAGTAATTAGCAGGGGTTGTAACATTTATGACTTGCCAATTACATTCCTGGATTTGCTTCCTAAGAGTTGGGTCCATTTCAGGAATGACATAAGGATTGTCATCACTCATCTGCAAAAATACATAATTATTTTAGTTGTACTGTTTTGGAATCCCAACCAGGTAAGATGCAGATCTGACAACATAACAATATATAGCAGAATACTTCATGAGTTCAACAACTATAGTACTCTGTGCTCAAACAGAATCAGGGTGGAAGAATGAGAATTGGATTCCACAGGATGTAAAAATTAGCAATTGCATTGGCGCTTCAGTAATCGCAATGATGTGAAAACCAACTGTCAATATGTTAAAGGACAGGCTTGTGTGTAAGGCTACATGAAATGAAACTGAATTATTTCAACATACCCCCAAACAACCTTTAAGAAATTCCAAACCCAGGAGTACCTAAACAATGCTTAAAAGAAGCAAAGAAATGCAGGACCAAGTAGACATGCAAATATATTATACTTCCAAAAAATTAACAGTACCATACAACACATGATCTTTCTTTTGAGATAAACAAAACAAGGCTATAAAAGAGGGAGGATGAAGAGGAAGGTATAAGTGCATATCAAGGTGCAAATACAATTCGTTTGCTTGGGAATACCTGAAGGAAGCGTTCCAACCGTGCACTTGAATGTTCAGGACCCTGACCATCATATCCATGAGGAAGAAGTAAAACAAGCCCAGTTTGACGCAACCACTTTGATTCACCGCTGCTAAGGAACTGATCAAATATCACTTGAGCCCCATTAGCAAAGTCACCAAATTGAGCTTCCCAAATTACCAATGAATTGGGACTTTCCATTGAGTAACCCAATTCAAATCCAAGAACGCCAAACTCTGAAAGAGAACTGCAGGAACAAATATTTTGCTCTAATTACCAACAAAAATTGACTATATAAAACCAATTCAACCAGATTTTCTGCATCTCTATAATCATATGGTATAGTTGTAAATTTCCACAAGCAAGTAGGGATAAAATATCCTTTTCCACCACAAACAGAGTCACTTTAAAAAAACTACCAACTTAAGTTCCAAGGATGCTCAAGCTAAGTTCAATTATTTTCTTCCCAACTGAAGTTATGCAATGAAAACATGTGAAAAAGTATAGTACCTGTTACTGACAGTAAACATCTCCCCATTTTGGTTCATGATAACATGGTCCAGAGGGCAATACTTCTCCCCAGTTTCTTGATCATGAATTACTGAATGCCGGTGACTAAATGTGCCTCTTTCAACATCCTGACCACTCAATCTAACATGATTACCTTCTACAACCAAAGTGGCAAAAGCAAGAGCTTCTGCAAGTGCCCAGTCAATTCCTTCCCCAGTTTCAATCATTTGTGCACGCTGTTCATAAACCTTCTTTACAGCTCTGTGAGGCTTAAAATTATCTGGAAGAGTTGTGATTGCCTTGCCAACATTCTTCAAGATCTCAGGTTTCACCCTGCATAACAGCAAAATAGTTTTAACAAAGAAATGCTTAAGTTAGAGGCAGCCCCAACATTCAAACCTGGTAAGCATGCTGGCATACCCAGTGTTTCGGATACGAGATAGCTGCTCGGGTGACTTAAACCCAGCCCAATGAGATGAAAGCCAATCTCTTCTTTTAGGAACATAGTCTTTGCTGGCCAAGAATTCTTCATTGAGGATCTTATTGACCTTCTCTTGTATCTTGAGAATATCTTCTTCACTCACCTGCCCAGATTCTAAAAGTTTCTTTTGGTAAATCTCAAGAGATGAGGGATGATTTCGAATGACCTGTTCACCCAACCAAATAAGAAGTGTGAGAAATCATCTTGACACATCTGAAGACAGCAGTTGAATAAATGCTACTACCTGCCAGTAGAAAATCAGGATATACACCCAAGACAACAAAGTAAAGAACATCACATAATGGAGGGAAAGGTTGGTTACAGAAGATTGTAGTCAAACCTAACAACAAAAACAAATTCTAGCAAACTTAGGCATAGGGGAGGGCAAAAAAGCACATGAAAAATTAGAAGGGCTAACCTGATACATTTTGGGCTGTGTGAAAGATGGCTCATCAATCTCATTATGCCCAAATCGACGGTAACACACCAAATCAACCACAACATCCGAATGGAAAGTCTGGCGCCACTCAGCTGCAAGTTCACAGGCATGAACAACTGCCTCCATATCATCCCCATT is a window encoding:
- the LOC110640168 gene encoding uncharacterized protein LOC110640168, whose protein sequence is MAWFRAGTNVARLAIRRTLSQSGSYTTRTRVIPSQSRYFHTTVFKSKAQTAPVPRPVPLSRLTDSFLDGTSSVYLEELQRAWEADPNSVDESWDNFFRNFVGQAATSPGISGQTIQESMRLLLLVRAYQVNGHMKAKLDPLGLEEREIPEDLDPALYGFTEADLDREFFLGVWRMSGFLSENRPVQTLRSILTRLEQAYCGSIGFEYMHIADRDKCNWLRDKIETPTPMQYNCQRRGVILDRLIWSTQFENFLATKWTTAKRFGLEGGETLIPGMKEMFDRSADLGVESIVIGMPHRGRLNVLGNVVRKPLRQIFSEFSGGTKPVDEVGLYTGTGDVKYHLGTSYDRPTRGGKRIHLSLVANPSHLEAVDPVVVGKTRAKQYYSNDEHRTKNMGVLIHGDGSFAGQGVVYETLHLSALPSYATGGTIHIVVNNQVAFTTDPRAGRSSQYCTDVAKALNAPIFHVNGDDMEAVVHACELAAEWRQTFHSDVVVDLVCYRRFGHNEIDEPSFTQPKMYQVIRNHPSSLEIYQKKLLESGQVSEEDILKIQEKVNKILNEEFLASKDYVPKRRDWLSSHWAGFKSPEQLSRIRNTGVKPEILKNVGKAITTLPDNFKPHRAVKKVYEQRAQMIETGEGIDWALAEALAFATLVVEGNHVRLSGQDVERGTFSHRHSVIHDQETGEKYCPLDHVIMNQNGEMFTVSNSSLSEFGVLGFELGYSMESPNSLVIWEAQFGDFANGAQVIFDQFLSSGESKWLRQTGLVLLLPHGYDGQGPEHSSARLERFLQMSDDNPYVIPEMDPTLRKQIQECNWQVINVTTPANYFHVLRRQLHRGFRKPLVVMAPKNLLRHKDCKSNLSEFDDVQGHPGFDKQGTRFKRLIKDQNDHSDLEKGIRRLVLCSGKVYYELDEERKKNGAQDIAICRVEQLCPFPYDLIQRELKRYPNAEIVWCQEEPMNMGAYNYIAPRLCTAMKALGRGSFEDINYVGRAPSAATATGFYQVHVKEQTELLQKALQPEPINYPF